One part of the Plasmodium yoelii strain 17X genome assembly, chromosome: 13 genome encodes these proteins:
- a CDS encoding CKK domain-containing protein, putative encodes MNKSEENGQTQKNTAYKTNKKKLCKNIMNEEHPFYVNYDILVKNYKNEKNYIDLNLEINYNLEEIEENNENIKKCIFIPNSKNKGNLCEQKARSKNEKINNQHETNYNIDAKNNFISSKHKKKNNNPNCENRESSRTNQTDHSVSSGEERKRNRDKSKCRNNIKNKNNHESYSSDSNGTYCSDLSENYSEIEKKSMNFSQRITYDDIIPNKINLYDTTLDLNSYMNNKNKNKDQNDVDYISYGVNKLKRAISNNSSLLFADNNTENFNYTHNNNSSSNDNRSDTNHTEIYSPNIFSKQHKYAFLDQLYCSKEEERNNNPSIELARERSSPIRLQFNKKDKILNRRKSEDDILNKYEKIIKIMKYLRRIKTRHPEIETIVSILSNNIKNVTFNCEKMFSSRRELNDFLKKIYIYQIFLLKKVVFKKNYSPKNNYSKICNSKNPSTQKVSFVNINQSHLRDYSEIPDDTKRDSNYLLYYLSKNRSFNIPNNLLYENSNVNKDHINKNRQNSVDMLGNIHKYIDKKSTKNIEDKTYYPCINEKDRKNNKNKKYNNKSSDNSDDEKNQNYKRYDNKIKENKKKNHKNNKHNINSDNALDKIEQCQEKRDIFSKPRKNHILNIKNELTNTREIYTNDDNNSNTFVNATLNECKPNKNYLKRIDNAEDRHIMDDPYAKGESENSNFNITQKRGQFEKKYMVLKKELNMNALNLENKCAPIRKNISENEKFPNNSIDKDKKTYVLYYDVNKEINTISNRDSVTHALKTTLLNKPQNFAALQNFLFKIEVELVEYKHFILLITKNFKKLNLEALYGLNDFSVFEKVYGKKIAPRFLVSQKVKMFYKYDIFYQRFKELENVRAFSGITDAVELI; translated from the exons atgaATAAAAGTGAAGAAAATGGACAAACTCAAAAAAATACTGCTTACAAAaccaacaaaaaaaaattgtgtaaaaatataatgaatgaAGAACATCCTTTTTATGTAAATTATGATATActtgtaaaaaattataaaaatgaaaaaaattatattgatCTAAACCTtgaaattaattataatttagaagaaatagaagaaaacaacgaaaatataaaaaagtgtATATTTATACCCAATTCGAAAAATAAGGGTAATTTATGTGAGCAAAAAGCTAgatcaaaaaatgaaaaaataaataaccaACATGAAACTAATTACAATATAGACgctaaaaataattttatttcatcaaagcacaaaaaaaaaaacaacaacCCAAATTGTGAAAATAGAGAAAGTAGTAGAACCAACCAGACAGATCATAGTGTAAGTTCTGGAGAAGAAAGGAAAAGAAATAGAGATAAAAGTAAATGTAgaaataacataaaaaataaaaataaccaTGAATCTTATTCTTCTGATTCAAATGGTACCTATTGCTCAGACTTATCTGAAAATTATTCCGAAATTGAGAAAAAAAGTATGAACTTTTCTCAACGAATTACATATGATGATATAATACCCAATAAGATAAATCTATATGATACAACACTTGATTTAAATAGTTacatgaataataaaaataaaaacaaagatCAAAATGATGTTGATTATATATCATATGGGGTAAACAAACTAAAACGCGCAATATCGAATAActcttctttattatttgcTGATAATAATACTGAAAACTTTAACTacacacataataataattctagCAGTAATGACAATAGAAGTGATACCAATCATACTGAGATTTACTCGCCAAATATTTTTTCGAAGCAACATAAATATGCGTTCCTGGATCAATTATATTGTTCTAAGGAGGAAGAA CGAAACAATAATCCGTCCATCGAATTAGCAAGAGAAAGGAGCTCACCTATACGCCtacaatttaataaaaaggataaaatattaaatagaAGAAAAAGTGAAgatgatatattaaataaatatgaaaaaataataaaaataatgaaatatttaagAAGGATAAAAACTCGACATCCAGAAATTGAAACTATTGTTTCTATTCTgtctaataatattaaaaatgtcaCGTTCAATTGTGAGAAAATGTTTTCATCAAGACGTGAGCTAAATGacttcttaaaaaaaatatacatctATCAAATTTTCCTACTAAAAA AAGTAGTTTTTAAAAAGAATTATTccccaaaaaataattacagTAAAATATGCAATAGCAAAAACCCTTCAACGCAAAAAGTATCATTTGTAAATATCAATCAATCCCATCTAAG aGACTACTCAGAAATCCCTGATGACACAAAGAGAGATTCTAATTACTTACTCTACTATCTAAGCAAAAATCGTTCCTTTAATATACCAAATAACCTTTTATATGAAAATTCAAATGTAAATAAAGatcatattaataaaaatagacaAAATAGTGTTGATATGTTAGGCAAtatacacaaatatatagataaaaaaagtacaaaaaatatagaagaCAAAACATATTATCCATgcataaatgaaaaagatagaaaaaacaacaaaaataaaaaatataataataaaagtagTGACAATTCTGACGAcgaaaaaaatcaaaattataaacgatatgataataaaataaaggaaaataaaaaaaaaaatcataaaaataacaagCATAATATCAATTCTGATAATGCATTAGATAAAATCGAACAGTGCCAAGAGAAAAGAGACATATTTTCGAAACCAAGAaagaatcatatattaaatataaaaaacgaATTAACCAATACAAGAGAAATATATAccaatgatgataataatagtaatacaTTTGTCAATGCCACATTAAATGAATGCAAgccaaataaaaattatttaaagcGGATTGACAATGCGGAAGATAGACATATTATGGATGATCCATATGCCAAAGGGGAATCAGAAAATTCCAATTTTAATATCACACAAAAACGAGGacaatttgaaaaaaaatatatggttTTAAAAAAGGAACTAAATATGAATGCTCTTAATTTAGAGAATAAATGTGCCCCTAtcagaaaaaatatttccgAAAATGAGAAATTTCCAAATAACTCTATtgataaagataaaaaaactTACGTGTTATACTATGATGtcaataaagaaataaataccATATCTAATAGAGATTCTGTTACGCATGCATTGAAAACGACCCTTTTAAata aacCCCAAAATTTTGCGGCCCTTcagaattttttatttaaaattgaaGTGGAGCTAGTCGAATATAagcattttattttgttaataactaaaaattttaaaaaactgAATCTAGAAGCTTTATACGGATTAAATGATTTTTCTGTTTTTGAAAAG GTATATGGGAAAAAAATAGCTCCGAGATTTTTAGTTTCTCAA